The Clavelina lepadiformis chromosome 3, kaClaLepa1.1, whole genome shotgun sequence region ATACTTACATGTTTGCCTGACATGCACTTTAAGAAGCCTGTCATAATGACTTTACCAAGTTGTTATAATTCATTTGAAGACGATATGCCAGTTACTGTAAGTTAACTGACCgataaatcaaaatataacacaaaacaaataaaatttgcaatgtccataaaaataaaatgctttttatcAGTAGGttgattttaaactttttatttatctGCAGATAATGACAGATAAGGGCAAAACCTGGACGGAATTGTGCGAAGAGAAATGTACAGATAATTGGGTCACATTTGAAACCGAATCTTTTAGTCGGTGAGTGTCTAGGCCTATACGCTTTAAATGTGTCGGTTTTTAAccttattttagtttttattgtaCAACCAAACGAGGAATGctttttcaaacttaaagTGAAGTACGTGCCACCTAGTAGTTTTCGTTCTGTAGAATTTGTCTAAACGTTATATTCAATAAGTGGTACTACAACCTTTTACACGATTACTGTTTTGCAATTAAAGCAAGGACGAGGATTTGAAGCTGACCTTCCAATGCGAAAATGCAAAAGTGGAATCGAGGGTAATGTTCAGCAAAGAGATCTTTCGTAAAAACCCAGTCATTCTCATAGAAttcaaattcattaaaaataacGACTTGGATTTTGGCGCTGTGACTTTCAAAGTGAAAAGTAAAACGACCAAAAAGGAATTAAAGCAATTTCCTTTTCCGCCCAAATTTCTTCTAGCTCAAGGTAAGGTCATGTTATATTAATTTGTTGCAGaataatttgttaatttcCTGTTTTACCCACCAGTACAAAGTACCATCATGtttaagaaatgttttatatttgctctgaaagcaaatcataattttGTCTAATCATGCTTGACATGCGTTAAATGGAGCTGATCGTTTACAGTAATTTTAACAAACGGCTTAATAAGTTATCTTTTTTTTCTACTTAAAACGAAATTTTCAggatttaaaaatatgttgttttataattttgcagACGAAAACATCGATGACAcaatagaaaaaattaaagctttgAAAGTCGAGGAGTTAAATGTGCTTCATGCCATAAGAAAACATTACGATGATCACATAGGAAACGAAGAGGTTGCAGTAGTTTACATTCTATGACTACAGTACAACGTCtcaaaaattgattaaaatatttggcaTTTTTTTCTGCAGAAAGCTTCTTATGAAACGTTTCTCTGATTGATAGAAAACATTGAATATTTTCTTACTTCTATTGCTCATGTAACATATAAATGGCCAGATTTTGATGAGGAGAGAAATTATTATGTTTCGTTGCCTAGATTACCTAgttgaaatatgttttaactCGTACAATCAGATATATCAAATTCGTTTGAAGCCCAAAGGAAGGGCTTTAATACTGAGCAACGCAAAATTTTCGAGGAGGTCCCCTGATGGAGAAGCTGAAGCAAAGTTTATCGCAAAAAGTAATGAAGAATGCTCTTTAATGAGGAAACTTTTTGAAGGCTTGGGTTGTGAAGTAAACGTGCAACGAAATAAATCTGCAGAAGTAAGCAACCAAATTTGTCAACATCGATTATGATGTAAACCTACCAAACTTTGCAGCAGTTTTCTTCATATTAACTTCAAATTTGTTACAGTGTTTTATATTCTAGTTCTGGAATTTTGATCTTTACATAATTTCGCTTATGCTTTATAGAATGACAAGGTTCTTATGAAAAACtaatcataattttcaacaggAAATGCTTGAAGTTGTACAACGTTTTGTCACGCGATCAGATCATTCTAACTACAGCATTCTGTTTGTTATGACCCACGGAGCCAAAAGTATTGTATTACGTTgcttttgtaatgaaaagtttgttgttattgttataattagggcccgcaaaagtcaataaagtcaaaaatttttaaggacctcgtcttactacgaatcaaagaataaagttgttttcagcacctaggggattgtttctaagaagtttataggtcaaaataaagtcaatatggctttttacaaagtttttgtgtttcttgagagtaattcttgtaaaaatcctcgtggaagcattgtaaatcaggaactgctacacaattaaaccatattaatccataaaagcaggaaataagtcacaatgcccacttggatcagcagtaacttttatcgcaaattgtccattgtttattcattgttacctatttcaataattcttataaaacacttcctcttcataaacgtggtattttcgaagatcaacagtttggattttaggaatagcctactgacattctgtaatacaaaaatgcctaagcaagctaaatcgtcttcagcaaaagttagacagatttgtcgagatttttctgatgaatttaatgcaactcccgggggtgatttaaggtgcaatttttgcgaggttatagtgaagtgcgataaaaagtattttgttgaaagccacaggaaaagtaaacgccatcaagctggattggagcaacaacaagcattccctgtttaatttgctgtttattagaatttacaatgcggagaaaatcaaggcaaagtgcccttttcacaaggacaaaataacacaagctacctaaatctatcgccaaaaaacacgacgcactttttataatccataaaacaccttgacttttcgacaaaatattacgtttgggtctgaaatcgacaaaattttatgtttgggtaactggaggaagaactgtggcctctacaaataagcaatttcgttaggtcaaaatttgataaaaataaaggtaATTCATTTTAACTCAGCATTAAAATGCTCATGCTCACtaaatcaaatatttgctCAGCGTAAAATTTTCTTAGAGGGAATACTGGTCGAAGGTTCAGCGTTTTATAAAATCTCACCGTCTTGTatgtaaacatattttttagtgATTGCCAGAATCAACCAGTCGTTTTAAACTCGCATAAATATGTTTCAGGTCTCCGAATTGGAACCGAGGAAGCTGATATGCTCATTGCCCATTGCACAACAGAaggtataaaaacaaacaccTGAAGTCGTTTTTTGCTCTTTAATATTTCCACTTGTTACAGGTTTTCCTGCGTTTCGAGGGTGGTTCACTCATGCAATCGTCTGGTGTTTCTCTCAGCATGCAAAAGACACTGAAATAATGCCATTGTTAGGaaaggtaaaatttttttcaaaactattttctatCTTTATTCGTTTGCGTTTAGTTCCTTTAAAGAGTTTTATCTAGTGTCTTTCCAGGTTCGAAAACACGTAAGTCAGCGAACATCTAAGTCTTCCAGTCGACCAAAGTTAGATGGAAAGAAACAATGCCCAAGGGACAATACTGGGCTTTTAAAGGACCTGTATTTCTTCCCGGGAATTTCTCCCGATCGACATGACAACAAAGACTCATTACACACAACAATATGCTTTTGAAACAGTTTAACTCTTTGTTTGCTTGAATgattttataagtttttaaaaatcacttctaatcaatataaattaaaactgaatTGCTGTATATAAGCTATATAGTTCTTCAAATTTTGTGTTTCTGTACATACCGTTTGCTCGCTCCTTGCAAGGAACAAAAATACGGCACACCgtacaaaaagtataactaATTTGGGAATTTCAATATAAACTGTATGTGGGTACAACAATTGTACCCATACCGCCTTGTAAAATTATGCAGTAGGACAAAGGTTAAAGAAGGTGTGTAAGATGTTCTGACATCCTACTACTTCCAATTAAAGATATCATCGAGGTAGgcaaagatttgttttattcaaTGCTGAATTGAATAGTATATATTTGcacaattaaatatttgcatCTTGCGGAAGGCTTGTTGTTCTAAGGCCTAAGCAGTGTCTGTCATAGTATAGTCATAGTCTGTATATAGTCATAGTATCATAGTCATATATATAGTCATATATAGTATAGTCATAGTCATATAGTCTATAGTCATAGTATAGTCATAGTCATATCTGTCATAGTATGTGTCTGTCATAACTGATACAAACAATAGTCAAGAATACAGTTGATACAATACACAAGTCATTCGATAGTTCAAGCAAGCTTCTGTTTCTAAGCAACTGTTTTGCTTTCTAGATTCGGCACCATTGCCTAATTATTCATGGCTTGAGGCTTTGATGTTGATTGtacaagaaatgatgtaatggtgacataattaaaaataccacccaggccgctacacaACGATATTCCTTGTAAAGCCGATATCCTTTTGGGATATGCTACAACAGATGGTATGAGTTTTTTTATTCTCTTTCTGGAAAATATTAAACTTCGTTATTTGCAACTTTATTCCTTGTATGTAGCACTGATGACGCAATAACCTATACACTGACTTGTGCATTTTTGCAGGCTTCAAAGCTTTTCAATGTTGGTACACCGAAGCAGTCGCCcagaatttttcaaaatttgtcaaaaacacACATATTATGGGAATGCTTCCAATGGTATAGGACTATAGGTCGTGAAAACgatctgaaaatgtttttttttagatatTTCTCCTTGTTAACATTTGAATTAATGCAGGTTCGGCAGGTTGTAtctcaaaataaaaccaaGGATCAAGGGATGCAATGTCCGTGTGAGGAAACGTATCTTCGAAAACACTTCTACTTTTTTCCTGGAATTGGGCAACATGATGACGACatgttgaaaaatgaaaaatcaaacaaactccAGTAAATCTCTGGACTGATTAACGAGTCTACTAGTTTATGATTTGTTTTCGCAAATGAACTTTGTCTAAAAGTATTCCATTTCAAAAGTACTTTAGATAACCACAAGCGTTACGTTTAATCGATTACGTTACTATAGTGATGTCATATTTAATAAATCACGCTTTTATTGTGTCAAGGAAAAGTTACACAGTATCCTTTAACTAACGATGGTTAAAGAGAACTATTTATTTCCCAAACTTGCGCTTTTTTCTATAAGGCGCAAAACGATTGGGCAAACCACAATGATTTTATACCAACACCGGGTCTAGCTGTCCGTTCTTCTGCGTTTCCAACGTAATCAGCAAAACTTTAGCTTTTTTACTGTATTGCCTTTGTTATCACTTCTTTGTACGTTTGCGACATGACTTAATTCCGGTTATGTATCAAAGAATCGTGACCAATGAGTCATCGCCGTCTTGTGTGCAGATGACTATCTGAGCATA contains the following coding sequences:
- the LOC143450444 gene encoding uncharacterized protein LOC143450444, which encodes MNPYTPLQTSTIIGDWASTVKLGGCEIKFPPGAVDKCAMVAFTLTYSDKDDDRDSEEVTVTPILTCLPDMHFKKPVIMTLPSCYNSFEDDMPVTIMTDKGKTWTELCEEKCTDNWVTFETESFSRKDEDLKLTFQCENAKVESRVMFSKEIFRKNPVILIEFKFIKNNDLDFGAVTFKVKSKTTKKELKQFPFPPKFLLAQDENIDDTIEKIKALKVEELNVLHAIRKHYDDHIGNEEIYQIRLKPKGRALILSNAKFSRRSPDGEAEAKFIAKSNEECSLMRKLFEGLGCEVNVQRNKSAEEMLEVVQRFVTRSDHSNYSILFVMTHGAKSLRIGTEEADMLIAHCTTEGFPAFRGWFTHAIVWCFSQHAKDTEIMPLLGKVRKHVSQRTSKSSSRPKLDGKKQCPRDNTGLLKDLYFFPGISPDRHDNKDSLHTTICF